Part of the Methylovirgula sp. 4M-Z18 genome is shown below.
TCGGCGGCCCCGCTGCAAATAATCGGTTTGGCCGCTGAACCGAAGGTCCGCGCAGCGCGAAACCCGCCACCACGAGTTCCACGCGCGTCTTGGCGTTTCGCTCCTATCAAGCGAGGAATTTGCAACAGAGCCCTTGTCAAGATGCGGATCTGAGTCAGATGGAAAGTTGATCATACCGCCACACTCCAACGTCCACGTTAAGGTGACGCGACCATCCGCAAACTCAAAGGAAAGCGAAAATATAGCCACACGGCATGGGCGATTAATTCTGCCGGAAAACGGCGGCCCCGGTAGCACGATTTGAAAACGTCTTTCATGCCGGAGAACCTGCCAAGGCCGCGATGCCCTTGTCAACGTGCAAGCATCGCAACAGCACCTCGAAAGCTACTCGCCGCGCTGGTGCATACTGCGATATTGCGTTGGTGACATCCCAAACGCTTCTTTGAAGCGTTTAGAAAAGCTGGACGGCAAAAATCCGATTGAAAGACCCACTTCAGTAAACTTTTCCATCGAGAACGCGACCGATTGTCTTGCAGCTTCCATGCGAAGATCCATGTAAGCGTGGCTCGGCTGTTTGCCGAGCTCCGCTAGGAACAATCGCTCCAAACCACGCGGCGTAATGCCACATTGAGAAGCTATCGTACGGATCTTTTTGGGGCGGCCCAAGTTCTGCTCCATGAGCAGGAGTGCGCGGCGCACTCGCTTGTCGGTCACGCGTGCTTCAAAGGGATTCCGCGGCTGCGGGTCGGACGGCCCCCGGGCTCGTTCGATCTGCAGGACCTGCATGGCCTTTTGCTTCGCAGCACGTCCCAGATGACGTTCGACGAGGAATGCCGCGACATCCGCGGCGCCTGCCCCGCCGGCGCAGGTGATCCTACTGCCATCCACAAAGAAAAGCCGATCAGCCATCACTCCGATTTCCGGGAAGCGTTCCCTGAAGTCGTGGTAATGGAACCAGCTCACGCAAGCCCTCCGCCCCTGCAATAGACCACATTCCGCCAGGATGAAGGCGCCGGTACAGATCCCGATCAGTGGTACTTGCGCCGCGTTGGCCTTGAACAAGAAATCGCGGCTCGCAGCATCCAATTGTTCGGCTTCGCGCAAGAGGCCGCCGACAACAGCGATATGGGAAAATCGTCTCGGATCGCCTAGTCCCGCGGTCGGCGCGACCTCGATACCAGTGCTCGATCGAATGAGCCGGCCTGTTGCGCTCAAAATCTCCCAATCGCAGTCCACCTTTCGGCTACGGTCGCCTTCATCGCCGGCCAAGCGCAATGTATCGATAAACAGTGCAAGAGCCGACATGGTGAAGTCCTTGGCAAGCACAAAGCCGACTCGCAGACCTTGCTGCTGCGGCTCGGCCAACGGGCGCCGAGGATGAGCCGTTGTGACGCTCACAACCATAGAAACCCACTCCTTGTTACATCCGAATTCCGGCGATTGGCGCGCGGACGAAGCACTGCATGTTTCGGCTGCACCGCCCGAACATCCAATAGGCAGACAATGGCATGGACAAACTAGCCATCTCAGCACTCGGTCAAGCTTGTGTCATTCATTTCACAAGATTTGAAATCCGTGCGCCAAGGGATCGCGTTCATCCACAAAAATCGTGTTATGCCCCGTAATGTGGGCCCACCCAGCAACACTCGGAGCAATGCCGTCGAATGGCCCTATTTTCGCGGTCGCCTCCACCCTCCCCTCAAACACCGTACCAATCAGACTTTCATTCCGAAACGTATCACCGAGTTTCAGGAGGCCTTTGCCGTATAGTTGCGCCATGCGAGCCGACGTTCCCGTGCCGCCCGGCGAACGGTCGATCGCCTTCTCACCATAAAAGACGGCGCTGCGGTCATCTGCCGTCGCATTTGGCAAGCCGTCACACCAGATCGCGTGATGGACGCCGCGAATCCGGCTATCCTCAGGATGGATCGGATCGCATATCTCAGCCAAAGCCGTTCGGAGACGCCGGCTGACATCAGCGATACTGGCGGCAGACGTGCCGGTGAGACCCGACCAGTTCTTCTGCGGCTCAATCACGGCGTAGTAATTGCCCCCGTAAGCAACGTCGACAACAAGCTGACCGATGCCCCGCACATCGACCTCGAGGTCGGCCGCGTGAAGATAGCTCGGCACGTTGAATAAGCGCACGCTTCTGACAGAGCCATTCGCCATCTCATATGTGACGTCCACCCGCCCGGCAGGAGCTTCGATCGAGAGCATTCCCGGCACCCGCGGCGTCACAAGCCCTTCTTCGATCACGACAGTGGAGAGCCCGATCGTTCCCGCGCCGCACATCGGGAGACAGCCGCTGACCTCGATGAAGAGCACGGCGAGATCGCAGTCCGGTCTGGTCGGAGGATAGATGATCGCTCCCGACATAATGTCGTGTCCGCGAGGTTCGAACATGAGCGCCCTACGGACCCAATCATGCTCGCGTACGAAGATCTCTCGCCGTTCAGCCATTGAGACGTTCGGCAGCAATGGCGCGCCACCGACGACCACGCGCACCGGGTTTCCGCACGCATGCGAGTCGATACAGTAGAAACTACGTCTCATGTGATGATCCCGCAAATTGCCTGACCACAATCAAGTGCTGCTTGGGAATTTGCGGCCCTGCAGAACGCCGCGCGAGAGCCTATCAAGCAAAAGCGCGACGGCCACGATCGCCAATCCCGCGCGTAAACCGACACCCATCTCCATACGGGTCAAGCCGCGGGTGACTTCCGCGCCGAGACCGCCTGCGCCCACAAGGCCAGCAAGAACCACCATGGCCAATGACAGAAGGATGCATTGGTTGAGGCCGACAAGTAGCGTCGGCGTCGCCGAAGGGACCTCGATCTTGAACAGAACATCACGGCGCGAGGCTCCAATCGCCGCCCCAAGCTCCATCAGATCTTTGGGAATTTGATTGAAGGCGAGCGTCGTCAGCCTGAGCATCGGCGGGACGCCGTAGACGATTGTCGCGATGATCGCAGGTACCCTACCAAGGCTGAAGAGGATGACCGCCGGGATGAGATAGACCCATGGCGGAACGGTCTGCATGATGTCCAGAAGAGGCCTGATTGCCGCTTCCAATCCCTTGTAGCGTGAGGCCAGAACGCCCACAGGGAATCCGATCATGACGGACAGGGCGACACTGACCGAAACCAAGGTGATCGTTTGTATCGAGGCCTCCCAAAGGCCCGCAACCCAACAAAAACCGAGGGCCAGACCGGCAAGGATCGCGGCGCGCACGCCGATCGATACAAAAGCCAAGACCACCACGACACCGATCAACACATAAGGAGGGACAAAGAGCAGCGCGCCGCCTATTCCGGTGAGAACCGCCTCGATGACCTCACTAATCACCGCAAACAAAGGATGCAGGTGTGCATTGAGCCAGTCTACGCTTGGAGCTAGAAACGTGCCTGGAGAAAACTGTGGAAGAGACCAGCTCATGACACACCTCCTTTACGCAAGCGAGAGGCGCTTTGCGTGATGCGATCCAGGACGATGGTTAGAACGACAATGGCAATGGCCCCATCGATAGATTTGGCGATGTCGAGCGTTCGGATAGCCTTGTAGATGGTTTCGCCGAGTCCGCCTGAGCCGACAATCCCGGCGATAACCACCATACCGAATGCCATCATCAGGCTTTGATTGACGCCCGTCATGATGCTCGGCATCGCAAATGGCAGGCGAATCTTGAAAAACATTTGCCACGGCGTGAGACCTGTTGCCTCGCCAAGTTCGACAAACACGTGCGGCGTCATGCGTATACCGAGCGACGTCAGACGGAAAGCAGGAGGGACCGCCACGATGAAAGTCGCCACGACTGCAGTCGCCGGCCCATAGCCCAGGAGCGCAATTCCGGGCAGGAGATAGATATAGGGCGGCATTGTTTGGATCAAATCCAACATTGGCTCGACGATGCGGTCGAGTGCGGGGGCAAATCCCGCAAGAATCCCCGCAGGAATCGCCACGGCCAGCGCGAGCAGTGTCGCTGAAAGTACCAGAGCAAGCGTGCTCATCGCCTCTGGCCACAGTCCCATCATCATGCAAAAGACAAAAGCAGCGCCAGCGAGGATGCCAAACCACGCATTGACGACTCTCCAACCTAGCAAGGCGATAATCATCGCCACGACATAGAATGGCGAGACATTCAAGAGCCAGAGCACGCCATCGTAGATGCCTTCCAAAATCGCGCGAACAAAATCGAACACAAAGCCCGCGTTGTCGTTCAACCATCCGAGCGCGTTATCGATTGCATTGTCGACCGTGTCGACGAGACCAGAACTGTCCATATCCTAACCCTCCCGTCGGATATTGGTTATGCCGCAACTGTCTCTGCGGCCGGTGATCCTTTGACCCCGCGCAGCAAACCGCGCGTGGTCACGATCCCGACAACTGCGCCATCTTCGACCACGGCGATTGCATCCTGCCTCGATTGCATCGTGAGGCTGATGAGCTCGTCGATATCGGCGTCGGGCTTGGTCTTGAAGAGATTGGCGATATCGACGCCCGGTTGCGCTCGCCGGTATTCTGCAACAGGCTCCATGACGGAGTGGGCCTTGATCAGATGGAGGCGAGAAATGCCGGCGACGAACTCGGCGACGTAAGGATCGGCAGGTTTCAGCACAATATCTTCGGCTGTTCCAACCTGGATGATGATACCGTCCTTCATGATCGCGATGCGATCGCCGATGCGGATGGCTTCATCCAAATCGTGCGTAATGAAGACTGCCGATTTGCCCAGCTGCTTGGTCAATTGTCTGAATTCATCTTGCAGCTGGCGCCGAATGAGCGGATCGAGCGCACTAAAAGGCTCATCCATGAGAATGATTTCGGGGTCCGCCGCCAGGGCGCGAGCCAATCCGACACGCTGCTGCATCCCACCTGACAATTCCGTCGGGTATCGCGCGCCCCAATCCCCCAACCCGACCGTGGCCAGCGCATCTTGGGCGATTTTGTTCCGCTGTGCTTTCGGGATCCCCTGCACCTCAAGACCAAACGCCGCATTTTCGAGTACGGTTCGGTAAGGCAGCAGAGCGACGCTTTGGAAAACCATCGCGATATGGCGCGCCCGCATCTCGCGCAGCTCGGCGGAACTCAACGCGGAGAGATCGCGGCCTTTGACGAAGACCTTGCCCAAGCTTGGCGTGATGAGCCGATTCAACAGCCTGATGAGCGTAGACTTCCCACTACCCGAGAGCCCCATGATACAGAAAATCTCACCGCGGCGAACTTGCAGGCTGGCGTCGGACACGCCGACAACGCAGTTGAACTCTTGAAGCACCTGCTTCTTGGACAAGCCACGCTCAGCAACCGCCTTCATCGCCTCAGCAGCGTTGCCGCCAAAAATCTTCCACAAGGATTGGCAGTCGATCAGGACCTCGTTGATGTCGATAAGAGTATTTGTCATCGGATTTCCCCTCCGAAGCGGTCGTTCGCCGCTTTCTCCGGTTGTCTCTCGTTACCATCCACCGCCCGCCGAAGTGCCGAGCGGTGGATGTCAAGCCGGCATTATTTCTTGATATTCTCCCAGCGCTTCACCAGGTCTGCATGGCCATCGAGCCAGTCCTTGACAGCCTGATCCATGGTCTTTCCGTCTTTGACCTCCGCGTTGATCGTGGTGATATCCGCCAATGGCAAATAGATGCTGGAAATGACTTCGCGCGCGTGCGGATCTGCTTCCGAGAAGCCCTTATGACCGATCCAGTAGTAGCTCTGCGGCGGAGGGAAAACGCCCTTCGGATCCTTCAAGAACTTCACGTCGTACTTTTGCATCATCCACGACGGTTCCCAGAGCGTGACGGCAATCGCTTCTTTGCGATCGATCGCGGACTTCAGGGCTGCCGTCATACCGGCCGTGCTCCCCTCGACAAGCTGCAATTTGAGTCCGTAAGTTTTAACCGCGTTCGCGGCGTCGCGCATGAGGCCAGAACCCGGTTCGATGCCGATGATCTTACCGCCGAACTTGTCCGCGTTGTCATTGAGCTGGTCGATCGAGTCGATGTCCATATATTTGGGCACGGCGATCGCCTGATAGAGTCCATGGGACACCGGCGAGATCTTCTCCAAGCGGCTCTTGTTCTTGTCCCAGTAGTCCTGCGCCACGTAATCGGTCTGAGACGCCAGGATCTGGATGTCACCCTTGCTCAATGCGGCATAGGCGATACCCCATTCCGAGAACTCGGTGACCTTGACTTTGTACCCGGCATCTTCCAGGACTTTCTTCGTTACGCCCGTAATGGGGGTTAGATCCTCCCAGGAGAGGGTCCCCATTTCGATCGTCTTTTCTTGTGCTCGGACAGGCAGTATTGTCATACCGACCATCGCTGCGGCACACAGCGCTTTCCATAACGTTTTCACGACACACTCCTCCTCATTTTGATGCACGCGATTCGTCAAAAAATGCGCGCACGTCGTCGAAGGCCGGACTCGCGTCCGCCTTTGTTATTGCGGTGCCGGGACCTTATCTCTCCCGGCCGGCCCGCAATTCTTGCAGTCGAATTACCGAATTGATGCCGAGCCAGGCGAAGGGTTCGGGCGGAATTCTGCTTGGCTTCGGTTGATGTCGATAATTTTCGAGGTCTTGGCTAAAGGAATTGGTGGCCAGGTCAGCGGCCATCATCCCAGCAAGCGTGCTTTTGACGGTTCCCAGGCCGTTTTCGCAGCAGGCCGAGTAGAGATTCTCCTCGACCTCGCCAAACGCGGGCGCATGGTTCCGGCTCAGGCAGAGTGCGCCTGCCCACCGGTGTTCGAACGGCACGCCGCGCAACTCGGGAAAGCGCGCGTCGAGGGATCGCCTTTGCTCCGACGATATACGTCCGACGCGTTGATCAGAGACCCGAAGGCTCGGATCATAGGTAAAGCGCGTGCGAATGACGATCCGCGCCTTTCCTTGATTGCAGATCTTTCGAACCGTCGCGCCCATGGGATCGGAGGGCAGCAGAGCCCAACGTTCCGCACCGGTGGCGCGGCCGCCTTCCCCTTGCTGCGCGTACGCGGCTGTCATTGACGCATAGGTGAAAATGTGCATCAGCCGATGCTGGAAATGTCCGAAGCTCTGGATGTGTCCGTTCACGCCCAGAATGACTTTCGGCGCAGTGATGGTTCCCCGATTGGACCGCGCCTGCCAATGCGCTCCCCGCCGATTGAGTTCGAGAACAGGCGAGCGTTCGTAGAGTTCGATTTTCGACCCAAGGCCCCCCACCAATCCGAAAATATAGTCCGCGGGCTGAATCATGACGGCACCCGGCGTGTAGAGGCCGCCGAGATAATACTCGGACCCCGTGATGGCGCGCATCTGGGCCTTATCGAGGAGTTCGCACTTTTCGCCGATACGACTGAGCGACGTCCGATAGTTTTCGTTCAATGTCAGGCCGCGCGGAGTCGCGGCAGCATTGATCTTGCCGGATGGATCGAACGTCCCCTTCGACATGCCGTATTCGGCAGCCGCGTCTGCGGCGAACGCAATGGCGAGACGATTCTGCGCGATTTCCGATGCGGTCGACTGCGCGTCGGCCACAGAATATTCTCCGCTCGAAAGATTGTGCGGAACGTCGATCATGTAGCCCGAG
Proteins encoded:
- a CDS encoding GlxA family transcriptional regulator, giving the protein MVVSVTTAHPRRPLAEPQQQGLRVGFVLAKDFTMSALALFIDTLRLAGDEGDRSRKVDCDWEILSATGRLIRSSTGIEVAPTAGLGDPRRFSHIAVVGGLLREAEQLDAASRDFLFKANAAQVPLIGICTGAFILAECGLLQGRRACVSWFHYHDFRERFPEIGVMADRLFFVDGSRITCAGGAGAADVAAFLVERHLGRAAKQKAMQVLQIERARGPSDPQPRNPFEARVTDKRVRRALLLMEQNLGRPKKIRTIASQCGITPRGLERLFLAELGKQPSHAYMDLRMEAARQSVAFSMEKFTEVGLSIGFLPSSFSKRFKEAFGMSPTQYRSMHQRGE
- a CDS encoding 4-hydroxyproline epimerase, yielding MRRSFYCIDSHACGNPVRVVVGGAPLLPNVSMAERREIFVREHDWVRRALMFEPRGHDIMSGAIIYPPTRPDCDLAVLFIEVSGCLPMCGAGTIGLSTVVIEEGLVTPRVPGMLSIEAPAGRVDVTYEMANGSVRSVRLFNVPSYLHAADLEVDVRGIGQLVVDVAYGGNYYAVIEPQKNWSGLTGTSAASIADVSRRLRTALAEICDPIHPEDSRIRGVHHAIWCDGLPNATADDRSAVFYGEKAIDRSPGGTGTSARMAQLYGKGLLKLGDTFRNESLIGTVFEGRVEATAKIGPFDGIAPSVAGWAHITGHNTIFVDERDPLAHGFQIL
- a CDS encoding ABC transporter permease — protein: MSWSLPQFSPGTFLAPSVDWLNAHLHPLFAVISEVIEAVLTGIGGALLFVPPYVLIGVVVVLAFVSIGVRAAILAGLALGFCWVAGLWEASIQTITLVSVSVALSVMIGFPVGVLASRYKGLEAAIRPLLDIMQTVPPWVYLIPAVILFSLGRVPAIIATIVYGVPPMLRLTTLAFNQIPKDLMELGAAIGASRRDVLFKIEVPSATPTLLVGLNQCILLSLAMVVLAGLVGAGGLGAEVTRGLTRMEMGVGLRAGLAIVAVALLLDRLSRGVLQGRKFPSST
- a CDS encoding ABC transporter permease, which translates into the protein MDSSGLVDTVDNAIDNALGWLNDNAGFVFDFVRAILEGIYDGVLWLLNVSPFYVVAMIIALLGWRVVNAWFGILAGAAFVFCMMMGLWPEAMSTLALVLSATLLALAVAIPAGILAGFAPALDRIVEPMLDLIQTMPPYIYLLPGIALLGYGPATAVVATFIVAVPPAFRLTSLGIRMTPHVFVELGEATGLTPWQMFFKIRLPFAMPSIMTGVNQSLMMAFGMVVIAGIVGSGGLGETIYKAIRTLDIAKSIDGAIAIVVLTIVLDRITQSASRLRKGGVS
- a CDS encoding quaternary amine ABC transporter ATP-binding protein; this encodes MTNTLIDINEVLIDCQSLWKIFGGNAAEAMKAVAERGLSKKQVLQEFNCVVGVSDASLQVRRGEIFCIMGLSGSGKSTLIRLLNRLITPSLGKVFVKGRDLSALSSAELREMRARHIAMVFQSVALLPYRTVLENAAFGLEVQGIPKAQRNKIAQDALATVGLGDWGARYPTELSGGMQQRVGLARALAADPEIILMDEPFSALDPLIRRQLQDEFRQLTKQLGKSAVFITHDLDEAIRIGDRIAIMKDGIIIQVGTAEDIVLKPADPYVAEFVAGISRLHLIKAHSVMEPVAEYRRAQPGVDIANLFKTKPDADIDELISLTMQSRQDAIAVVEDGAVVGIVTTRGLLRGVKGSPAAETVAA
- a CDS encoding glycine betaine ABC transporter substrate-binding protein, which codes for MKTLWKALCAAAMVGMTILPVRAQEKTIEMGTLSWEDLTPITGVTKKVLEDAGYKVKVTEFSEWGIAYAALSKGDIQILASQTDYVAQDYWDKNKSRLEKISPVSHGLYQAIAVPKYMDIDSIDQLNDNADKFGGKIIGIEPGSGLMRDAANAVKTYGLKLQLVEGSTAGMTAALKSAIDRKEAIAVTLWEPSWMMQKYDVKFLKDPKGVFPPPQSYYWIGHKGFSEADPHAREVISSIYLPLADITTINAEVKDGKTMDQAVKDWLDGHADLVKRWENIKK
- a CDS encoding NAD(P)/FAD-dependent oxidoreductase encodes the protein MSGVVKRLPVNAGTSGWEAISTRNFAVRTLDGDVLADWLIVGAGFAGLSAARRLTQLRPGEKIVVLDAGDVAKGTAGRNSGYMIDVPHNLSSGEYSVADAQSTASEIAQNRLAIAFAADAAAEYGMSKGTFDPSGKINAAATPRGLTLNENYRTSLSRIGEKCELLDKAQMRAITGSEYYLGGLYTPGAVMIQPADYIFGLVGGLGSKIELYERSPVLELNRRGAHWQARSNRGTITAPKVILGVNGHIQSFGHFQHRLMHIFTYASMTAAYAQQGEGGRATGAERWALLPSDPMGATVRKICNQGKARIVIRTRFTYDPSLRVSDQRVGRISSEQRRSLDARFPELRGVPFEHRWAGALCLSRNHAPAFGEVEENLYSACCENGLGTVKSTLAGMMAADLATNSFSQDLENYRHQPKPSRIPPEPFAWLGINSVIRLQELRAGRER